The Carassius carassius chromosome 32, fCarCar2.1, whole genome shotgun sequence DNA window gatttgataattttttaatttaacagtcatgtttattacataataaaccgtatgatttacatttttatttaatattagttGTGCAGAGTTAATGCATCTTTAATTATGTCTGGTATAAAGTGAAGGTGtttagattgttttattttttcttatatccAATTTTACATACATGATGTGAAGATGtttacaactgtttttttttccatatcaCACTTTTTATTAGTGACTTGTAATAAtgttatatcatttttattatttgtttatttattattagttgtgTAGTGTTAacagattttttattaaatttttgttttgttttttcaaggcACTTCCTGTGGTTACTCTCCATCCTGTTCAGAAATACAGAGGTCCATCTTTAGTGATGCCAGTCacctttcagccaatcagattcacaGTACATCCATCAGGGGTTTTACAGACAGCTTTGAGTCCCGCCCACAGAGTCTCAGCAGTTCTGTAGGTGCGTTCCTGtcctttattttttcattttctattACTTTGTTGATTCACCAAATTCCTtaaccaaaaaatatatttctcattgCTGTTTTCTTTGTGATTGCTGTGGTCATCAGGGACAACATTCAGTTCACTGTCCTCGGAATCTCCCAGTACCCCATCATGCTATGCGATTACTGGTGAGGAGTGTTTGATCTGCTGCGAGAGGCCAGTGGACTCAGTGCTGTACACATGCGGACATATGTGCTTGTGCTCTGTCTGTGGTGGGAAGCTAATGGAGATGTCAAACCCATCTTGCCCCATGTGTCGCAGCCCAATCAGAGACGTCATCAAAATATACCGCAGCATGTTAACTGGAAACCACCTCTTCAACAAATAGGATGTCAGTACTGAGTGATTCTGAAGAGGCTCTTTCACAGGTTATCATCCTGTTTGAAAAGGAATTCCTGCAAGTCTGTTTAAAAGGATGCTTGTTTGAGCACAGCAATGAAGAGGGACTGACTGACTGTTTGATATACTAAATGTCTCACCAAAACTGCAGAGAAAACCCAGAAGCACAGTAACTGCAtaaatgaatggcacaacaataaTATAATCCCAGATAATAAGTCTCTATTGCCTATAAATCTCTATGGACAAATTGCTAGATGTGCATGATGGGAAATAAAGCTACTATGAGACTAATTCTGATTTTCGTTTGATAATATCCTGCTAACTTCATACTGTTAAAAGACTGTTCACAAATAGTTCTTTAACTTGTATATGTTAAATCAATCcagaataagaatctgaaaactACATTGTGGATTTGATTTTTGGTAAATATATTTCTTGCAAAACCTTAAACTGAAAATCTACATACCAAAGTAGAAATTCACAAAAGTGTAATTGCcaataacttttatttatgttcGTTGTGAAATAAAACTATAACTGTAATGCTAATCAACAGCCATTATTGCTGctaagaaaaatgtaattatagattcatgttttaaaggtttttatattaagcatttataaaaatgtaatgattgaCCACTTgatgattaattattatttgtttaacttGCATATGCCGTAAATTAATGCATGGACATAAACAGACAAAAACCATCAAGCTATTGTGATGAAGATTCAAAACAGcacttgtatatttattataagtCTAGATTTGAAAATGAAGTGATTTAATAGGAATAAGAATAGCACCATGTTTAATTACACAAACAAagagagacagatggatggacggacggagggacggagggaaggatagatagatagatagatagatagatagatagatagatagatagatagatagatagatagatagatagatagatagatagatagatagatagatagatagatagatagatagatagatagatagatagatagatagatagatagatagatagatagatagatagatagatagatagatagatagatagatagatagatagatagatagatagatagatagatagatagatagatagatagatagatagatagatagatagatagatagatagatagatagatagatagatagatagatagatagatagatagatagatagatagatagatagatagatagatagatagatagatagatagatagatagatagatagatagatagatagatagatagatagatagatagatagatagatagatagatagatagatagatagatagatagatagatagatagatagatagatagatagatagatagatagatagatagatagatagatagatagatagatagatagatagatagatagatagatagatagatagatagatagatagatagatagatagatagatagatagatagatagatagatagatagatagatagatagatagatagatagatagatagatagatagatagatagatagatagatagatagatagatagatagatagatagatagatagatagatagatagatagatagatagatagatagatagatagatagatagatagatagatagatagatagatagatagatagatagatagatagatagatagatagatagatagatagatagatagatagatagatagatagatagatagatagatagatagatagatagatagatagatagatagatagatagatagatagatagatagatagatagatagatagatagatagatagatagatagatagatagatagatagatagatagatagatagatagatagatagatagacagacagacatttgtTTGAAAGTGCATTTAGTCTGTAAACAGACCtgatatttatttagtaaaaaaacaaTGAGACAAGTTTTAATCAAAACTTTCTGCAGCATATTAGGAACAGCTAAGAGCAATAACTAAAAGCCTGTTCAGTGACAATAACATCACATCATCCAGCACAAGCAGGAGTATACAGCATATAAACAAGTTGTCAGTCAACAAGAGAATTCACTTGTGACTGATACTTTAGTGTTCCCTTTGATTTTGTGAACAGAGACAGCGATGTCTCTTATGAATTAAAAAGGGAACATGATTTTATTGGGGCCATGGTGAAGATGTATGAGACGTAAGGCTGGTATCTAAATCTGGTAACCCACTAGCTCTTCCTCTCCAGAAAGTTGGAGGGCACCCATCCTTTTCGTGTTTTAGCTGTGTCGAGCACACGGCAGTACCACCATCCATTAGGGTTTCTCTCCAGGACCTCCAGCCTCGTGCCAGCAGGGAAGCTCATGGTCTCCGCATCGCCGTGATAGTCAGCGATAGAAACGTACTCCTCGCGCAGGTTGTTGTGGATCAGATGAGGTTTAGGCTTCACCATTGACACTGGTACCTTACGTCTCATGCTCTCTGTATTACCTGCACAAGAAGAGGTGGTTTGGTCATTGTAGCTAAGACTAGGCAGCGCATCGTTCCTCCGACCTGCGGGAGTTGTGTGCGTATTAGTGTTGTCCTTGAGGACGTTCTGAGGTCTGACGGCGAGCTGCTTCACACCGACCCGGCAGTTCTGCTGGTTAGATCTGTGTCCACTCTTCAGGCTTTGGTTAACACGCTGCTCATTCTTCTCCAAACTTACGCATTTACTCAACTTTCCAACATCTTCCTGCACTGAAATCTCCAACTCAGGAGACGCAGACCAAGACGTCTCAGAATTAACCTTCTCGGTGGTTTTGGCTTCTGTACCGCTTGTTTCGAAGCTTTTGATTGGCTGTAGGTAGTAGGTGGGCGCCCAGCCCTCTTCGTTCCCCCAGCGGACGAACCACCAGCCGCTCTCCTGCTTCTCCAGAACCTCCACCTGCACTCCCGCGGGAAAGCTGAGCTCGCACGGCTCTTTCCGCTGGTACGCCACTGTAGTTCGGTACAAAAAGGAAGGCGGATCACTAAACGTCTGGAATTTATCTGACGAGCCATTCTCAGAGTCCTCAGATGTGCGAGAGGTCCTGAATTGCATCTGGCCTGGTTGCTCTTGGTTTTGGGGTCTTCTGAGAGAACTACAGTCTTGGTTTGCAGGTTTCGGACGCACGGACGGTTTGGATTTAGACTCATCAGCCTGCTGTTTGAGTTTAGATTGCTTTGAGTGTGCATATAGCGTCGTAGAGGTCTCAATGTTGGGCTCGATTGTTGGGGCATCATATTCCGGTGGATCCCACATAGATGCCCGGTGCGCTGAAGAAGACAAGTATGTGTCGTAGTGACTGTCCTTACACTGCGGTACAGCTATGAAGCCACCATTGGCATACAcatcctcatcatcctcttcATCCCCTTCACCCAACGTAAAAGAAACTATACGCTGACATAAAGGAGGCGGGGCTTTAGTCGGTGCATCTCCTGGAAAAAACTCCTGCTCAGGATCAAATTCAAGGCCCACTGCTGGAACATCATACTCTGGTTCCTCATACACCCTTGGACTCGTTGGGGTCAAAACCTCAGACTCAACACATGGAAGTGAGTTCTGCTTTTTGATTGGCGGAGCAGGAGGTGGTACCTTGGGCCGGGTCAGTGTACTGGTTTGGCGGTTCAAGGTGGGTTTCTTGCGTTTGTCGATGTAAGAACATGGGGCCCAACCCTCCTTCTCTCCGATTTGGACGTACCACCAGCCTCCAGAGTTCTTCTCAATGACCTGTAAACATACACAGTTTGTCCATCTGTAGAAATacttatatttaatgttatttgcaGCTAATAGGGAACATTGGGGTGAGTTGTCAGACTTTTACTGAAGATTTCAGATCAGTTTATGTATAGAAGTTCTAAACAATTTTGTCCAACAATATAGTTGTTATATCACATAGGCTAAGTCATCACAGTTTGCTGATTtagaaatattaacttttttaaaactataaaaagaaagaaatctcttatgctcaccaaatccacatttatttgataaaaaatacacaacagtaatgttgtgaaattctattacaatttaaaagaactattttctatttgaatttatttaaaaattaaattaaagaataaaATGTAATCCCTTTGATAGaaatgcttaattttcaatagCTATTATTGAAGTTTTAATTGTCACGAAATCCTTCAGATGTCATGGTAAAATGCTGCTttggtgcacaagaaacatttttaattatcaatgctgaaataaACTGGGCCACTcctatttgtggaaactgttataATGATTTTTACAGGATTCTCtgataaacagaaagttcaaaagaacagcatttattggaaatagaaatctattgtaacattataaatgcctttactgtcggttttgatcaatttattgtgtCATAACTGAATTACAGcacttattaatatatatatatatatatatatatatatatatatatatatatatacatataaatcccCAGAATTGTCCCCCATATTGTACCTCAGCTTTCTGTCCTCCACTGAAACTGATGCCATCTGTCAAGCAGGACCTGAATTCAGCGATGGTGTAATACTCAGCTTCGACAGTAGGTGGATCTGGGGGCTGCGGTAACTGAAATCCCTGAATGTGAGAGAAGAATATGCTGTTCAGCATATTATAAAACCACAAAATgacctatttgtgtgtgtgtgtgcaatggaGAGAAATAGGAAAAAAGAAACAGAGAACAGGAAAAtgagaacacacacactgaccaggCTGTTTTCTCGACGTGGAGGCAGTTTTTGATTGTTTGATGGTGATCCTAGGGAAAACaaatcaaacatcaaaatgtgtttgtaatctttaaaagtttgttcacccaaaatgaaaattctgtcattaattactcacacttatgttgttccaaacttcaaacttgaacaaaggtcttacatgtttggaacgacatgagagtgagtaattaatgacagaatttacatttttgggtgaactaaccctttaacacataACATGATGGAAAAACATTATAGAAAATAcataaagaaagaaggaaagaaacaaAACCAGAAAAGAgataaaaagataaagaaaacaggaagacaaataaaaacagaaaggaaaataaatattaaaaaagaaaggaaagaagaaaacaaggaaataaaaagtaaaagcacaaaaagggaaataaaagtgaaaatgtattaaagataAAGGTAGAAACTCACTGGTCTCAGTGCTGTGGAATCTCTGAGGTGCGACTCGAGCAATGGCAGGAGATGGAGGGACGGTTTTGGTCTTTATAGTGGATGATGTTGAAGACACACTTGCTTCAGAAACAGACGCAGTTCCACAAGCATCCAACACTGACACAGACACACTGCTGTCTGAGACAGACAGACGCACACTCGTGTCTGTGTGCTGGGTGACAGGACCTTCAGAGTCTCTGTCTAAACTACCAGTAACTGCATTAGCTGCTGTGTTAATGCTGCTGCCGCTGCTTCTATCACTGTATGTATTGTTACTGTAAGCATCAGTCTGCTCCGTATCACCATTGTATTGTGTATATGTGTCCGTCTGTGAGTGCCTGTATGTGTTTGTGGTGCTGTTTCGGTGTTCAATggtgtcagtttgtgtgtgtgagtgtcgtTCGTTGGAGGGTTTCTTGTTCAGGAGGTTGCTGATCTCCATAAGGTTTCCAATGATTTCCACCTGACCCTGCACAGCTGGTTTATTTGTCTCTGTTGCCTGGTTACCCGCCATGACATCTTGCATTTTCCTCAGATAGGCAGCTGGAGCCCATCCCTCCTTACTACCATAACTGAgaggagaacagagagagagataattcACATACTGCCAACACATACCGCCAACCAAGGGCATTTTCTCAATAAAACTATATAACTATAAACAACAACACCATTCATAAGCTTTTGAAAGAAATTCttccttttattcagcaaatatgcattaaattgttcaaaagtgtgaaatgttacaatatatatatatatatatatatatatatatatatatatatatatatatatatatatatatatatatatatatatatttcaaataaatactgttctttttagctttttattaacCAGAGACAACTGAAAAATATGTACtgcagtttccacagaaatattaagaatCTGTTTTCAACTTGGCCCAAATCAGCATTTTCAGAATATTTtcatattagaagcatattagaagggttatgtgacactgcagactggagtaatagctattgaaaattctgtttttccatcaaatgaataaataacatttttaattatattaaaatagaaagcattcttttaaactgtaataatatttcataatattactgtattttatgaaatatacatttatcaaataaatgcagccttggtatgtCTAAGAGActgctttcatatatatatataatttgactactatttaactacattaaaTGATTTATTCCCAACTAAAACAAACTTACAAACTAGTGATTATTTTCGAAACTGCAATAACCCCTTCTTCAAAAACACAATGGTGATTGTTCACATGGATGTTACACTCTCAGggggaaaaaaggtacaaaacagtACCCTttcatacataatacataaacttTAGATACTAATATGTACCATATGGAGTAAAAA harbors:
- the sh3pxd2ab gene encoding SH3 and PX domain-containing protein 2A isoform X3 — encoded protein: MSLVVGWTPGPRAGRERGEALGAEECMRVYVVTADYQRQENTEISLKAGERVEVIEKSESGWWFVRTAEEQGWVPATYLVSLTGRRDNHKTPNGETERYITVQSFSSSSQDELGFESGVIVEVIQRNLEGWWFIRYGSKEGWAPAAYLRKMQDVMAGNQATETNKPAVQGQVEIIGNLMEISNLLNKKPSNERHSHTQTDTIEHRNSTTNTYRHSQTDTYTQYNGDTEQTDAYSNNTYSDRSSGSSINTAANAVTGSLDRDSEGPVTQHTDTSVRLSVSDSSVSVSVLDACGTASVSEASVSSTSSTIKTKTVPPSPAIARVAPQRFHSTETRSPSNNQKLPPRRENSLGFQLPQPPDPPTVEAEYYTIAEFRSCLTDGISFSGGQKAEVIEKNSGGWWYVQIGEKEGWAPCSYIDKRKKPTLNRQTSTLTRPKVPPPAPPIKKQNSLPCVESEVLTPTSPRVYEEPEYDVPAVGLEFDPEQEFFPGDAPTKAPPPLCQRIVSFTLGEGDEEDDEDVYANGGFIAVPQCKDSHYDTYLSSSAHRASMWDPPEYDAPTIEPNIETSTTLYAHSKQSKLKQQADESKSKPSVRPKPANQDCSSLRRPQNQEQPGQMQFRTSRTSEDSENGSSDKFQTFSDPPSFLYRTTVAYQRKEPCELSFPAGVQVEVLEKQESGWWFVRWGNEEGWAPTYYLQPIKSFETSGTEAKTTEKVNSETSWSASPELEISVQEDVGKLSKCVSLEKNEQRVNQSLKSGHRSNQQNCRVGVKQLAVRPQNVLKDNTNTHTTPAGRRNDALPSLSYNDQTTSSCAGNTESMRRKVPVSMVKPKPHLIHNNLREEYVSIADYHGDAETMSFPAGTRLEVLERNPNGWWYCRVLDTAKTRKGWVPSNFLERKS
- the sh3pxd2ab gene encoding SH3 and PX domain-containing protein 2A isoform X2 — protein: MARRSSGGRGRGGSWLTACFFPSSSGRERGEALGAEECMRVYVVTADYQRQENTEISLKAGERVEVIEKSESGWWFVRTAEEQGWVPATYLVSLTGRRDNHKTPNGEKRYITVQSFSSSSQDELGFESGVIVEVIQRNLEGWWFIRYGSKEGWAPAAYLRKMQDVMAGNQATETNKPAVQGQVEIIGNLMEISNLLNKKPSNERHSHTQTDTIEHRNSTTNTYRHSQTDTYTQYNGDTEQTDAYSNNTYSDRSSGSSINTAANAVTGSLDRDSEGPVTQHTDTSVRLSVSDSSVSVSVLDACGTASVSEASVSSTSSTIKTKTVPPSPAIARVAPQRFHSTETRSPSNNQKLPPRRENSLGFQLPQPPDPPTVEAEYYTIAEFRSCLTDGISFSGGQKAEVIEKNSGGWWYVQIGEKEGWAPCSYIDKRKKPTLNRQTSTLTRPKVPPPAPPIKKQNSLPCVESEVLTPTSPRVYEEPEYDVPAVGLEFDPEQEFFPGDAPTKAPPPLCQRIVSFTLGEGDEEDDEDVYANGGFIAVPQCKDSHYDTYLSSSAHRASMWDPPEYDAPTIEPNIETSTTLYAHSKQSKLKQQADESKSKPSVRPKPANQDCSSLRRPQNQEQPGQMQFRTSRTSEDSENGSSDKFQTFSDPPSFLYRTTVAYQRKEPCELSFPAGVQVEVLEKQESGWWFVRWGNEEGWAPTYYLQPIKSFETSGTEAKTTEKVNSETSWSASPELEISVQEDVGKLSKCVSLEKNEQRVNQSLKSGHRSNQQNCRVGVKQLAVRPQNVLKDNTNTHTTPAGRRNDALPSLSYNDQTTSSCAGNTESMRRKVPVSMVKPKPHLIHNNLREEYVSIADYHGDAETMSFPAGTRLEVLERNPNGWWYCRVLDTAKTRKGWVPSNFLERKS
- the sh3pxd2ab gene encoding SH3 and PX domain-containing protein 2A isoform X4 codes for the protein MRVYVVTADYQRQENTEISLKAGERVEVIEKSESGWWFVRTAEEQGWVPATYLVSLTGRRDNHKTPNGETERYITVQSFSSSSQDELGFESGVIVEVIQRNLEGWWFIRYGSKEGWAPAAYLRKMQDVMAGNQATETNKPAVQGQVEIIGNLMEISNLLNKKPSNERHSHTQTDTIEHRNSTTNTYRHSQTDTYTQYNGDTEQTDAYSNNTYSDRSSGSSINTAANAVTGSLDRDSEGPVTQHTDTSVRLSVSDSSVSVSVLDACGTASVSEASVSSTSSTIKTKTVPPSPAIARVAPQRFHSTETRSPSNNQKLPPRRENSLGFQLPQPPDPPTVEAEYYTIAEFRSCLTDGISFSGGQKAEVIEKNSGGWWYVQIGEKEGWAPCSYIDKRKKPTLNRQTSTLTRPKVPPPAPPIKKQNSLPCVESEVLTPTSPRVYEEPEYDVPAVGLEFDPEQEFFPGDAPTKAPPPLCQRIVSFTLGEGDEEDDEDVYANGGFIAVPQCKDSHYDTYLSSSAHRASMWDPPEYDAPTIEPNIETSTTLYAHSKQSKLKQQADESKSKPSVRPKPANQDCSSLRRPQNQEQPGQMQFRTSRTSEDSENGSSDKFQTFSDPPSFLYRTTVAYQRKEPCELSFPAGVQVEVLEKQESGWWFVRWGNEEGWAPTYYLQPIKSFETSGTEAKTTEKVNSETSWSASPELEISVQEDVGKLSKCVSLEKNEQRVNQSLKSGHRSNQQNCRVGVKQLAVRPQNVLKDNTNTHTTPAGRRNDALPSLSYNDQTTSSCAGNTESMRRKVPVSMVKPKPHLIHNNLREEYVSIADYHGDAETMSFPAGTRLEVLERNPNGWWYCRVLDTAKTRKGWVPSNFLERKS
- the sh3pxd2ab gene encoding SH3 and PX domain-containing protein 2A isoform X1, whose amino-acid sequence is MARRSSGGRGRGGSWLTACFFPSSSGRERGEALGAEECMRVYVVTADYQRQENTEISLKAGERVEVIEKSESGWWFVRTAEEQGWVPATYLVSLTGRRDNHKTPNGETERYITVQSFSSSSQDELGFESGVIVEVIQRNLEGWWFIRYGSKEGWAPAAYLRKMQDVMAGNQATETNKPAVQGQVEIIGNLMEISNLLNKKPSNERHSHTQTDTIEHRNSTTNTYRHSQTDTYTQYNGDTEQTDAYSNNTYSDRSSGSSINTAANAVTGSLDRDSEGPVTQHTDTSVRLSVSDSSVSVSVLDACGTASVSEASVSSTSSTIKTKTVPPSPAIARVAPQRFHSTETRSPSNNQKLPPRRENSLGFQLPQPPDPPTVEAEYYTIAEFRSCLTDGISFSGGQKAEVIEKNSGGWWYVQIGEKEGWAPCSYIDKRKKPTLNRQTSTLTRPKVPPPAPPIKKQNSLPCVESEVLTPTSPRVYEEPEYDVPAVGLEFDPEQEFFPGDAPTKAPPPLCQRIVSFTLGEGDEEDDEDVYANGGFIAVPQCKDSHYDTYLSSSAHRASMWDPPEYDAPTIEPNIETSTTLYAHSKQSKLKQQADESKSKPSVRPKPANQDCSSLRRPQNQEQPGQMQFRTSRTSEDSENGSSDKFQTFSDPPSFLYRTTVAYQRKEPCELSFPAGVQVEVLEKQESGWWFVRWGNEEGWAPTYYLQPIKSFETSGTEAKTTEKVNSETSWSASPELEISVQEDVGKLSKCVSLEKNEQRVNQSLKSGHRSNQQNCRVGVKQLAVRPQNVLKDNTNTHTTPAGRRNDALPSLSYNDQTTSSCAGNTESMRRKVPVSMVKPKPHLIHNNLREEYVSIADYHGDAETMSFPAGTRLEVLERNPNGWWYCRVLDTAKTRKGWVPSNFLERKS